A genome region from Populus alba chromosome 5, ASM523922v2, whole genome shotgun sequence includes the following:
- the LOC118029931 gene encoding glutamate receptor 3.6, protein MGLCTVMHKVLFVAVMVFSNVLLSSNGIGLNDTARPKVVKIGVLLNFNTTVGKVAKVAIEAAVEDVNSNDAILGETKLNVTMQDTENSGFLGMLDALGMMDGETVAMIGPQTSATAHVVSQIAAEIQIPMLSFGATDPTLSSLQYPFFVRTTQNDLFQMEAIAEIIDYYGWRDVTAIYVDDDHGRNGIAALGDRLAERRCRISHKAPISTSLSSENIHNELKTANSESSRIFVLLAYADRGLEVFRAAQDIGMTGSGYVWLVTDWLASTFDTNSSISPEAIGGVQGAIALRMHTPDSQQKTKFVSGWSKLTRDKMVNDTGLNTYGLYAYDTVWLLAYGIDAFFKQGGTISFSQDPKVTEQHGGKLGVDEVRIFNEGDLLLHSILQVNTTGVAGPIKFDSDRNLIHPAYEVMNVNGTGFKRIGYWSNYSGLSIVPPETLYTKPPNRSSQELDSVIWPGQTKQKPRGWVFPENGRQLRIAVPNNVIYQQLVSLKGADPSGYCIDVFQAALNSLPYPVPYKLHAFGDGINKPKISELLQLIEAGVYDAAVGDLAITNNRTRIVDFTQPYVESGLVVVASVQKLNSNSLAFLRPFTPMMWLVTGIFFLVVGVVVWILEHRVNDDFRGPPKRQIATIIWFSFSTLFFSQKQNTVSSLGRFVLLIWLFVVLILNSSYTASLTSILTVEQLSSPIKGIESLVTSNDRIGFQRGSFAENYLAEEYNIARSRLVALNSDEDYAKALKDGPQKEGGVAAVIDERAYIELFLAERCDFSIVGQEFSKSGWGFAFPRDSPLAVDMSAAILQLSERGELQRIHDKWLQRSACSSEGAKESINRLHLKSFWGLFLMSGVACLLALILYLIRILWKFSNYSEDTEPSSRGTSSPGLQTFISFVSEKEADITSRSKKRRMERASNKVRGGDESPNCSLGNGNEV, encoded by the exons ATGGGGTTGTGCACCGTCATGCATAAGGTTTTGTTTGTGGCTGTAATGGTTTTCAGCAATGTGCTGCTATCATCAAATGGGATCGGTCTGAATGATACTGCAAGACCGAAGGTTGTCAAAATTGGAGTTCTTCTAAATTTTAATACTACCGTTGGAAAGGTTGCAAAGGTTGCAATAGAAGCTGCTGTTGAAGATGTGAATAGCAACGATGCCATCCTTGGTGAGACAAAGTTGAATGTCACAATGCAGGACACAGAGAATAGCGGCTTTCTTGGCATGCTTGATG CTTTAGGCATGATGGATGGTGAGACAGTGGCCATGATTGGCCCCCAGACTTCAGCTACTGCTCATGTTGTATCACAAATCGCCGCTGAGATTCAAATCCCCATGTTGTCATTTGGAGCTACAGACCCGACACTATCTTCACTTCAGTACCCATTCTTTGTCAGGACAACGCAGAATGATCTATTTCAGATGGAAGCAATAGCAGAAATTATAGACTACTATGGATGGAGAGATGTAACAGCAATCTATGTAGATGACGATCATGGGAGAAACGGAATTGCAGCTTTGGGAGACAGGTTGGCCGAGAGACGCTGTAGGATATCACATAAAGCTCCTATAAGCACCAGTCTGAGCAGTGAAAACATCCACAATGAACTGAAAACGGCGAATTCAGAGTCGTCTaggatttttgttcttcttgCTTATGCAGACCGGGGTCTGGAGGTTTTTAGGGCGGCGCAAGATATTGGGATGACAGGAAGTGGCTATGTCTGGCTAGTTACCGATTGGCTTGCTAGCACCTTCGATACTAATTCTTCTATCTCTCCAGAAGCAATTGGTGGAGTGCAAGGAGCTATTGCGTTGCGTATGCACACACCAGATTCACAACAGAAAACGAAATTTGTCTCTGGATGGAGCAAATTGACTCGGGATAAAATGGTTAATGACACTGGGTTAAATACTTATGGTCTATATGCTTATGACACTGTCTGGTTGCTGGCTTATGGAATTGATGCCTTTTTCAAGCAGGGAGGAACTATTTCGTTTTCACAAGATCCAAAGGTAACCGAGCAGCATGGAGGGAAACTGGGGGTGGATGAAGTGAGAATCTTCAATGAAGGGGATCTTTTGCTTCACAGCATTTTACAGGTCAATACGACCGGAGTAGCAGGGCCAATCAAGTTCGATTCAGATAGGAACCTCATTCATCCTGCATATGAAGTTATGAACGTCAATGGCACAGGATTTAAAAGGATCGGTTATTGGTCTAATTACTCTGGCTTATCAATTGTGCCACCGGAAACGCTTTATACAAAGCCACCTAATCGTTCGAGTCAAGAACTAGATAGTGTAATCTGGCCTGGACAAACGAAACAGAAGCCTCGTGGATGGGTTTTTCCAGAGAATGGAAGGCAATTGAGAATTGCAGTGCCAAACAATGTCATTTATCAGCAGTTGGTCTCTTTGAAAGGCGCTGATCCCAGTGGATACTGCATTGATGTATTTCAAGCTGCTTTGAACTCTTTGCCTTACCCTGTCCCATATAAGCTACATGCATTTGGGGATGGTATTAACAAACCTAAAATATCTGAGCTTCTGCAATTGATCGAAGCCGGT GTCTATGATGCTGCAGTAGGGGACTTGGCTATCACCAACAATCGAACAAGGATTGTGGATTTCACACAGCCCTACGTGGAGTCCGGCCTAGTCGTAGTGGCCTCAGTTCAGAAGTTGAACTCTAATTCTTTGGCATTCTTGAGGCCATTCACTCCGATGATGTGGTTAGTAACAGGAATCTTTTTCCTTGTTGTCGGAGTTGTTGTTTGGATCTTGGAGCATAGAGTCAACGATGATTTTCGAGGCCCTCCTAAAAGACAAATTGCAACTATTATATG GTTCAGCTTTTCAACATTGTTTTTCTCCCAAA AGCAAAATACCGTCAGCTCCCTTGGTCGCTTTGTTCTACTCATCTGGCTATTCGTAGTTCTTATACTCAATTCAAGTTACACTGCAAGTTTGACCTCAATTCTCACGGTAGAACAACTTTCTTCGCCCATTAAAGGGATTGAGAGTTTGGTAACAAGCAATGACCGCATAGGCTTCCAGCGGGGATCATTCGCTGAAAATTATCTAGCGGAGGAATACAACATAGCCAGGTCTAGACTTGTTGCTCTCAACTCCGACGAGGACTATGCCAAAGCCTTGAAAGATGGTCCCCAGAAAGAAGGAGGTGTGGCGGCGGTGATTGATGAACGAGCATACATAGAGCTTTTCCTCGCCGAACGATGTGACTTCAGTATTGTAGGTCAGGAGTTCAGCAAAAGTGGGTGGGGATTT GCATTTCCGAGGGACTCACCCCTAGCAGTGGACATGTCAGCGGCCATCCTGCAACTTTCAGAACGCGGAGAACTCCAAAGAATACATGATAAATGGCTGCAGAGAAGTGCCTGTAGTTCAGAAGGTGCGAAAGAAAGTATAAACCGACTTCACCTAAAAAGCTTTTGGGGCCTTTTTCTCATGTCTGGTGTAGCTTGTTTGCTCGCTCTCATTCTCTATCTTATAAGGATACTGTGGAAGTTTTCCAATTACTCAGAAGACACCGAGCCTTCAAGTCGAGGCACATCATCTCCAGGTCTTCAGACGTTCATTTCATTTGTTAGTGAAAAGGAAGCGGACATCACTAGTCGGTCCAAGAAAAGGCGAATGGAGAGGGCCTCAAATAAAGTCAGAGGTGGAGATGAATCACCAAACTGTTCTTTGGGGAATGGTAACGAAGTCTAG
- the LOC118029932 gene encoding probable protein phosphatase 2C 47, translated as MAQGTNASLQIERLDGGCGSASKGSASATEDENLDNLNQLRAGKPPRNIKIVRHCSSSAFFTDFESEIGNLGLVSPSTENSAFLPIFRSGSCTEKGPKQYMEDEHICVDNLHKHLATSADFPSPGAFYGVFDGHGGIDAASFTRKNILNFIVEDSQFPSGTKRAIKSAFVKADHALADTTSIDSSSGTTALMALILGRTMLVANAGDSRAVLGKRGRAIELSKDHKPNCTSERTRIERLGGIIYDGYLNGQLSVARALGDWHIKGPKGSKSPLSSEPELEEINLTEEDEFLILACDGLWDVMSSQCAVTMVRKELMMHNDPERCSEALVTEALQRNTCDNLTVLVICFSPDPPPKIEIPRNHRRRSISAEGLDRVKGILNN; from the exons ATGGCTCAAGGGACCAATGCTTCACTTCAGATAGAAAGATTGGATGGGGGGTGTGGTAGTGCTAGTAAAGGCAGTGCCTCTGCCACGGAAGATGAGAATTTGGACAATTTGAACCAATTGAGAGCTGGTAAACCTCCAAGAAACATCAAAATAGTCAGGCATTGTAGCAGCTCTGCATTTTTTACAGATTTT GAATCAGAAATTGGAAATCTGGGATTAGTCTCACCATCAACTGAAAATTCTGCATTTCTACCTATTTTTCGGTCCGGAAGCTGTACAGAGAAGGGACCGAAGCAGTACATGGAGGATGAGCATATATGCGTAGATAATCTACACAAACATCTTGCTACATCAGCAGATTTTCCCTCTCCTGGTGCATTTTATGGG GTGTTTGATGGACATGGTGGCATTGATGCAGCCTCATTTACCAGAAAGAATATTCTTAATTTCATTGTTGAAGACTCCCAGTTTCCATCAGGCACAAAGAGGGCAATTAAGAGTGCCTTTGTGAAGGCCGATCACGCACTTGCCGATACTACATCCATTGATAGTTCCTCCGGCACCACTGCTTTGATGGCCCTTATATTGGGAAG GACCATGCTCGTCGCTAATGCTGGTGATTCAAGAGCTGTGTTGGGCAAACGAGGAAGAGCGATCGAGCTATCGAAGGACCACAAGCCCAACTGCACCTCCGAAAGAACAAGAATTGAGAGATTAGGAGGGATCATATATGATGGCTACCTTAATGGCCAATTGTCAGTGGCTCGTGCTCTTGGAGATTGGCACATTAAAGGCCCTAAAGGTTCCAAAAGCCCCTTAAGTTCCGAGCCAGAGTTGGAGGAGATCAACCTGACTGAAGAAGATGAGTTTCTGATACTAGCCTGTGATGGCCTATGGGATGTAATGAGTAGCCAATGTGCAGTCACCATGGTTAGGAAGGAGCTGATGATGCATAATGATCCTGAGAGATGTTCAGAAGCTCTCGTCACAGAAGCTCTCCAGCGCAATACATGTGACAACCTGACTGTTTTGGTGATCTGTTTCTCTCCCGATCCACCTCCGAAGATTGAAATTCCTAGGAACCATAGAAGGAGGAGTATATCAGCTGAAGGGCTGGACCGTGTCAAGGGTATCTTGAATAACTAG
- the LOC118029934 gene encoding pentatricopeptide repeat-containing protein At2g17525, mitochondrial — protein sequence MYYLSHNLGGKLSAQSMHKISNLSNLANSRFPTRTEASKLLVIFQSKNIFFSTFSSSSSTTTPTPTPSLAVPTHERIVHLILDQKSAPQALQTFEWLSKLPNFTHSQSTYRALIHKLLTFRRFHTVQHLLDEMPKSIGLPPDESIFLTIIRGLGRARMIRDVIKVLDLVTRYGKNPSLKIFNSILDVLVKEDIDLARKFYREKMMGAGVQGDDYTYGILMKGLCLTNRIGEGFKLLQVIKSRGLQPNVVIYNTLLHALCNNGKVGRARSLMNEIKEPNDVTFNVLICGYCREDNFVQALVLLEKSFSLGFVPDVVTVTKVVEILCNVGRVTEAVEILERVESKGGVVDVVAHNTLIKGFCKFGKVKVGHGLLKEMERKGCLPNVDTYNALISGFCESGMLESALDMFNDMKTDGINCNFVTFDTLIRGLFTRGRTEDGFKILELMEETRGVCGGSISPYNSVLYGLYRKNMLNEALEFLMKMENLFPRAVDRSLRILGFCEEGAIQEAKRVYDLMNNEGGIPSALVYDCLIHGFCQEGCVREALELMNEMVFLGYFPVASTFNALISGFCRLGKDGSALKLLEDMVGRGCVPDTGSYSPLIDALCRKKSFQKAASLLLQMVENGITPDYLIWNSLFHCLSQQTIWLESNNLFRVHNLVEQIVEI from the coding sequence ATGTATTATCTTTCACATAATCTGGGTGGTAAACTATCTGCTCAATCCATGCACAAAATCTCAAACCTTTCGAACTTAGCAAACTCTCGCTTTCCCACAAGAACAGAAGCATCAAAATTACTTGTCATCTTCCAGTCCAAAAACATCTTCTTTTCCACATTTTCCTCTTCATCATCCACTACAACGCCAACTCCAACTCCATCTCTTGCTGTCCCAACTCACGAACGAATTGTCCATCTCATTTTAGACCAAAAATCAGCACCACAAGCTCTTCAAACCTTCGAATGGTTATCAAAGTTACCAAATTTCACACACTCTCAGTCCACATATCGAGCTTTAATCCACAAGTTACTGACTTTTCGTCGATTCCATACTGTTCAACATCTGCTCGATGAAATGCCTAAATCAATTGGCTTGCCCCCTGATGAATCGATTTTCCTCACAATCATTCGTGGGCTTGGAAGGGCTCGAATGATTCGTGATGTTATTAAAGTTCTTGACTTGGTAACTAGGTATGGCAAGAACccatctttgaaaatttttaattcaatacttGATGTTCTTGTTAAGGAAGATATTGATTTGGCTAGGAAGTTTTATAGGGAAAAAATGATGGGTGCTGGCGTTCAAGGTGATGACTACACTTACGGGATTTTAATGAAAGGGCTTTGCTTGACTAATAGAATTGGTGAGGGGTTTAAGCTGTTGCAAGTTATCAAGTCAAGGGGTTTACAGCCtaatgttgttatttataatactTTACTCCATGCACTTTGTAACAATGGTAAAGTTGGGAGGGCAAGGAGCTTAATGAATGAGATAAAGGAGCCTAATGATGTGACtttcaatgttttgatttgtGGGTATTGTAGAGAAGATAATTTTGTTCAAGCTCTAGTGTTGTTAGAGAAGAGTTTTTCTTTGGGGTTTGTACCAGATGTCGTTACAGTGACTAAGGTGGTGGAGATTCTTTGCAATGTAGGTCGCGTGACAGAGGCTGTTGAGATATTAGAGAGAGTGGAGAGCAAAGGAGGTGTAGTTGATGTTGTAGCTCATAACACCTTGATAAAGGGATTTTGCAAGTTTGGAAAGGTGAAAGTTGGTCATGGTTTATTGAAGGAAATGGAGAGAAAGGGATGTCTTCCTAATGTAGACACCTATAATGCATTGATCTCTGGTTTCTGTGAGTCAGGAATGTTGGAGTCAGCTCTTGATATGtttaatgatatgaaaacagATGGGATCAATTGTAATTTTGTTACATTTGATACGTTAATCAGAGGTTTGTTTACAAGAGGGAGGACTGAAGATGGATTTAAGATCTTAGAACTTATGGAAGAGACAAGAGGAGTTTGTGGGGGTAGCATTAGTCCTTATAACAGTGTTTTATATGGTCTTTACAGGAAAAATATGTTGAATGAAGCACTTGAGTTTCTGATGAAGATGGAGAATTTATTTCCTAGAGCTGTTGATAGGAGCTTGAGGATATTAGGGTTTTGTGAGGAGGGTGCCATTCAGGAAGCTAAGAGGGTTTATGATCTAATGAATAATGAAGGTGGAATTCCAAGTGCTCTTGTCTATGACTGCCTAATCCATGGATTTTGCCAAGAAGGGTGTGTCCGAGAAGCATTAGAGCTGATGAATGAGATGGTTTTCCTTGGTTATTTTCCTGTTGCATCAACATTCAATGCTCTTATTAGTGGGTTTTGCAGGTTAGGGAAAGATGGGAGTGCTCTGAAGCTACTTGAGGACATGGTTGGGAGAGGCTGTGTGCCCGATACGGGAAGTTATAGCCCTCTGATTGATGCTCTTTGTAGGAAGAAGAGTTTTCAAAAGGCTGCGAGTCTCCTCTTACAAATGGTAGAAAATGGTATAACTCCTGATTATTTGATATGGAACTCTTTGTTTCATTGTCTCAGTCAACAAACTATCTGGTTAGAAAGCAATAATCTGTTCCGTGTACACAACCTGGTAGAACAAATTgttgagatttga